A stretch of Ipomoea triloba cultivar NCNSP0323 chromosome 11, ASM357664v1 DNA encodes these proteins:
- the LOC115997123 gene encoding UV-B-induced protein At3g17800, chloroplastic-like isoform X2 — protein sequence MMEMTTSLRSSITVCSGPVKSGRRFTTDAPGFVRFGSKALVPAPSIKVKLGNRRVAFGSTKCNSIRASLPLSNSGGSAMPIAPLKLESPIGQFLTQILVSHPHLVSAAVDQQLEQLQTDRDLEKQNDEPPASGTDIVLYRRIAEVKANERRKALEEILYALVVQKFMDADVPLVPAITSHSQDSSGSIDTLPSKDEQLARLHSPEAYEMIQNHLSLILGNKSGANSSVQISKLRVGQVYAASVMYGYFLKRVDQRFQLEKSMKALPQGLDKEDSGIQQVGGDSSDTSLRSSPSHPEVVSWPDGGIGSRGFGTELKPSRLRTYVMSFDGETLQRYATIRSKEAINIIEKHTEALFGRPEITITPEGTIDSSKDELIKISFSSLRRLVLEAVTFGSFLWDVESSVDSRYHFVGH from the exons AT GATGGAAATGACAACTTCTCTTCGATCTTCTATCACCGTCTGTTCTGGACCTGTCAAGTCCGGTCGCCGTTTCACGACAGACGCGCCCGGGTTTGTTAGATTCGGATCCAAAGCTCTTGTACCTGCACCTTCAATCAAG GTAAAGTTGGGCAACAGAAGAGTGGCATTTGGGAGCACAAAATGCAATTCCATTCGTGCATCATTGCCACTTTCAAACTCAGGGGGCTCAGCCATGCCTATTGCTCCACTTAAGTTGGAATCTCCAATTGGACAATTTCTCACACAAATTTTGGTAAGTCATCCACATCTTGTGTCGGCTGCAGTAGATCAGCAACTTGAGCAGCTTCAGACTGACCGTGATTTAGAGAAGCAGAATGATGAGCCACCTGCATCTGGCACCGACATAGTTCTGTACAG GAGAATTGCTGAGGTCAAGGCCAATGAAAGAAGAAAAGCCCTGGAAGAGATTCTGTATGCCTTGGTGGTGCAGAAATTCATGGATGCCGATGTACCTTTGGTTCCAGCCATAACTTCTCATTCGCAAGATTCTTCTGGTAGTATTGATACCTTGCCAAGCAAAGATGAGCAGCTTGCACGGCTTCATTCACCTGAAGCTTATGAGATGATCCAGAATCACCTCTCTCTCATTCTGGGAAATAAATCCGGTGCCAATAGCTCGGTTCAAATAAGCAAGTTAAGAGTTGGCCAAGTGTATGCTGCATCAGTTATGTATGGTTACTTCCTTAAGCGAGTTGACCAGAGATTCCAGCTTGAAAAGAGCATGAAAGCCCTTCCGCAGGGTTTAGATAAAGAAGATAGTGGCATTCAGCAAGTTGGGGGTGATAGCAGTGATACGTCTTTGAGGTCTTCACCATCCCATCCTGAAGTGGTTTCATGGCCTGATGGTGGGATCGGTTCCAGGGGTTTTGGCACCGAATTGAAACCCTCGAGACTGAGAACCTACGTGATGTCATTTGATGGGGAGACTCTTCAGAGATATGCAACCATCAGATCTAAAGAGGCCATAAATATCATCGAAAAACACACTGAAGCATTGTTTGGTAGACCTGAGATCACCATCACACCCGAAGGTACCATTGACTCTTCCAAAGATGAACTCATTAAAATTAGCTTCAGCAGTCTCAGGAGGCTCGTTTTGGAGGCCGTAACCTTTGGGTCTTTCCTGTGGGACGTGGAGAGCTCTGTGGATTCTAGGTACCATTTTGTTGGTCATTGA
- the LOC115997123 gene encoding UV-B-induced protein At3g17800, chloroplastic-like isoform X1 produces MMEMTTSLRSSITVCSGPVKSGRRFTTDAPGFVRFGSKALVPAPSIKLYPSISQVKLGNRRVAFGSTKCNSIRASLPLSNSGGSAMPIAPLKLESPIGQFLTQILVSHPHLVSAAVDQQLEQLQTDRDLEKQNDEPPASGTDIVLYRRIAEVKANERRKALEEILYALVVQKFMDADVPLVPAITSHSQDSSGSIDTLPSKDEQLARLHSPEAYEMIQNHLSLILGNKSGANSSVQISKLRVGQVYAASVMYGYFLKRVDQRFQLEKSMKALPQGLDKEDSGIQQVGGDSSDTSLRSSPSHPEVVSWPDGGIGSRGFGTELKPSRLRTYVMSFDGETLQRYATIRSKEAINIIEKHTEALFGRPEITITPEGTIDSSKDELIKISFSSLRRLVLEAVTFGSFLWDVESSVDSRYHFVGH; encoded by the exons AT GATGGAAATGACAACTTCTCTTCGATCTTCTATCACCGTCTGTTCTGGACCTGTCAAGTCCGGTCGCCGTTTCACGACAGACGCGCCCGGGTTTGTTAGATTCGGATCCAAAGCTCTTGTACCTGCACCTTCAATCAAG CTGTACCCATCAATTTCTCAGGTAAAGTTGGGCAACAGAAGAGTGGCATTTGGGAGCACAAAATGCAATTCCATTCGTGCATCATTGCCACTTTCAAACTCAGGGGGCTCAGCCATGCCTATTGCTCCACTTAAGTTGGAATCTCCAATTGGACAATTTCTCACACAAATTTTGGTAAGTCATCCACATCTTGTGTCGGCTGCAGTAGATCAGCAACTTGAGCAGCTTCAGACTGACCGTGATTTAGAGAAGCAGAATGATGAGCCACCTGCATCTGGCACCGACATAGTTCTGTACAG GAGAATTGCTGAGGTCAAGGCCAATGAAAGAAGAAAAGCCCTGGAAGAGATTCTGTATGCCTTGGTGGTGCAGAAATTCATGGATGCCGATGTACCTTTGGTTCCAGCCATAACTTCTCATTCGCAAGATTCTTCTGGTAGTATTGATACCTTGCCAAGCAAAGATGAGCAGCTTGCACGGCTTCATTCACCTGAAGCTTATGAGATGATCCAGAATCACCTCTCTCTCATTCTGGGAAATAAATCCGGTGCCAATAGCTCGGTTCAAATAAGCAAGTTAAGAGTTGGCCAAGTGTATGCTGCATCAGTTATGTATGGTTACTTCCTTAAGCGAGTTGACCAGAGATTCCAGCTTGAAAAGAGCATGAAAGCCCTTCCGCAGGGTTTAGATAAAGAAGATAGTGGCATTCAGCAAGTTGGGGGTGATAGCAGTGATACGTCTTTGAGGTCTTCACCATCCCATCCTGAAGTGGTTTCATGGCCTGATGGTGGGATCGGTTCCAGGGGTTTTGGCACCGAATTGAAACCCTCGAGACTGAGAACCTACGTGATGTCATTTGATGGGGAGACTCTTCAGAGATATGCAACCATCAGATCTAAAGAGGCCATAAATATCATCGAAAAACACACTGAAGCATTGTTTGGTAGACCTGAGATCACCATCACACCCGAAGGTACCATTGACTCTTCCAAAGATGAACTCATTAAAATTAGCTTCAGCAGTCTCAGGAGGCTCGTTTTGGAGGCCGTAACCTTTGGGTCTTTCCTGTGGGACGTGGAGAGCTCTGTGGATTCTAGGTACCATTTTGTTGGTCATTGA